In one window of Serinus canaria isolate serCan28SL12 chromosome 18, serCan2020, whole genome shotgun sequence DNA:
- the FADS6 gene encoding fatty acid desaturase 6: MKADYRRGSSAFALLPVQPCSSSSQSQLRRCAALRGHPGAGSAGRAAEPGLPEMPLEDGDPVRPRRRQVSAEVSAIPRLRAMGDPSLRGTTAPGGSRIDVMAEGWEPGPALGDGDVTPGGAPQRAWQSEEALMTELLELVQKVVKSSSWWERHGVDISILACSFLLLPAGFLCLRSAQAIPFLAGVLTLGVVHHTLTVKGSHLASHNALTESKTWSKVWAIFFIELCSAFTVEQATYNHVKIHHGYTNIIGLGDSSTWKLPFLNRYVYMFIAPLAVPILTPLVALDLLRKVEWKAALRTLCCMFLGFYCHYWLLLHVSGFQSPWSALLCMLVTRSLLAHPYIHVNIFQHIGLPMFAADRKPKRIHLMSLGVLNLPRNSLLDWSFGHSLISCHVEHHLFPSLSDNMCLKIKPIVSQYLKQKKLPYNEDTYSSRLWLFLQRYEELMVHAPPITELVGIQ; encoded by the exons ATGAAGGCGGATTATCGCCGCGGCTCATCTGCATTCGCCCTCCTCCCcgtccagccctgctcctcctcctcccaatCGCAGCTCCGCCGGTGCGCGGCTCTGCGCGGCCACCCTGGAGCGGGCAGCGCCGGGAGAGCCGCCGAGCCGGGGCTGCC GGAGATGCCGCTGGAGGATGGGGACCCGGTGAGGCCGAGGAGACGGCAGGTCAGCGCTGAGGTCAGCGCTATCCCCCGGCTCAGGGCGATGGGGGACCCCTCGCTCCGGGGCACAACAGcacctggtggcagcaggataGACGTGATGGCCGAGGGCTGGGAGCCGGGGCCAGCACTGGGTGATGGGGATGTGACCCCCGGGGGAGCCCCACAGCGAGCATGGCAGTCCGAGGAAGCCCTGATGACCGAGCTGTTGGAGCTGGTGCAGAAGGTggtgaagagcagcagctggtgggagCGACACGGCGTGGACATCAGCATCCTTgcctgcagcttcctcctgctcccagcag GGTTCCTGTGCCTGCGGTCAGCCCAGGCCATCCCTTTCCTGGCAGGTGTCCTCACCCTTGGCGTGGTGCATCACACCCTGACCGTCAAGGGCAGCCACCTGGCCAGCCACAATGCCTTGACTGAGTCCAAGACCTGGAGCAAAGTGTGGGCTATCTTCTTCATTGAG ctctgctcagctttcACAGTCGAGCAGGCCACCTACAACCATGTGAAGATTCACCACGGCTACACCAACATTATTGGCCTGGGGGACTCCAGCACGTGGAAACTTCCTTTCCTGAACCGCTACGTTTACATGTTCATCGCTCCTCTCGCAGTGCCCATCCTAACCCCTCTGGTTGCACTTG ATTTATTGAGGAAAGTGGAGTGGAAGGCAGCTCTCCGGACCCTCTGCTGCATGTTTCTGGGGTTTTACTGCCATTACTGGCTCCTGCTCCATGTCTCAGGCTTCCAGTCGCCGTGGTCCGCCCTGCTGTGCATGCTGGTCACCCGATCCCTCCTGGCCCATCCCTACATCCATGTCAACATATTCCAG CACATTGGCCTCCCCATGTTCGCGGCCGATCGCAAACCCAAGCGGATCCACCTCATGAGCTTGGGTGTCCTCAACCTGCCCCGCAACTCCCTCCTCGACTGGTCCTTCGGCCACTCGCTCATCAGCTGCCATGTGGAGCATCACctcttccccagcctctctgaCAATATGTGCCTGAAG ATCAAACCCATCGTCTCCCAGTACCTAAAGCAGAAGAAGCTGCCCTACAACGAGGACACCtacagctccaggctctggctCTTCCTCCAGAGATACGAGGAGCTGATGGTCCATGCTCCCCCCATAACGGAGCTGGTGGGCATCCAGTGA